A segment of the Catenuloplanes nepalensis genome:
CTCCGAACATCTTCTCGCGATTTGTGATGTCACGCTGCAAGCCTTCGATTGCTGCAAGCCCTTTGGGTTCGGAGCACTCGTAGAGTGATCGTTGGACGGGATTCTCCTCAACCAACAGAGCGCGCAGATAATTGTCGACGACCACGTCCGGAGCACTTCGGTTGGGTTTGGTTTCCTGGTTGTACCACCACAATCCGTAGCCGACTGTGCCGGAACAAAGCACACCCAGAATCGACGCAATTACCAGCAGGACTGTCCTCCAGGAACGGCGCCTCTTAGCTGGCCTAGGCGACTCCGGGGTCACCGGCCCCGCATCAAGCGGCGTGGCCGGATCGGCCGGTGGCTGGGTCGGCTTGTCCGGCTGGCTCTGTTCCACCCTTCGAGCCTATCGACCCTCGCAACACCCTCCAACCAGGATCAGGCGGATGCCGATCGGGTGATCTGGGACGTGGTGGGGCTGGTTCGGTGGCTGGACGACCGTGACATGCAGGATTTCCTCCTTTTCTGGGATACGGTCTGTGTCCGTAGGGAGGTGAGCGCGTGGCCGACGACGAGACGGACGTCAGCCGGGCCGCCGCCCTGCACAGGCAGGCGGCGGCGGTGCTGGCGGCGGCGGATGCGGGGTTGCATGCGTTGACGCCGGCTCCGGCTGATCTGCGGGCGCAGCGCGGGCTGGCGGAGCGGCTGGCCGCGGCGGCGGCGATGCTGGCGCCGGGGTGGCTGGGGGCGAATCTGGCGACCGGGCAGGTGCCGCCGGAGTCTCCGGCCCGGCGGCCGACGTTCGTCCGGGTCGGCACGGCTCGGCCGTTGCCGGAGGCGGGCTTTCCGGCCGTGGTGCCACTGGCCGGGACCGGTCATCTGACGGTGGACGCGGATGGGCGCGATCCGCGCACGGCCGCCCTGCTGCGGGCTGTTCTGCTGCGTCTGCTGGCGTCGACCGAGCCGGGCTCGGTGCTGGTGCGCGCGGTCGACGGCGCGGACGACGCCGTCTTCGCCCCGTTCGCCGCGCTGGCGGAGGCGGGTCTGATGCCGCCGCCGGCGACGGATCCGGAAGGGCTGCGCGCCGTCCTGACCGAGGCCGAGCAGTGGCTTCGCCTCCGCAGCCCGGATCCCCGCCTCCTGGAGAACCCCGCGCCGGATGCCCACGCCCGGGACAAACGCACCCCGGACAATCGCCCCTGGGACACCCGGGCCGCGGACACCCGGGCCCCGGACACCCGGGCCCCGGACACCCGGGCCCCGGACACCCGGGCCCCGGACACCCGCACCGCCGAGGCCCACCTCCTGGAGACCCGGGCCAACGACAGCCAGCACCCCGCGACCCGGACCACGAACAGCCCGCAGCCCGCAGCCCGGACCACGGACAGCCCGCACCTCGCAGTCGGGACCACGGACAACCAGCACCCCGCGGCCCGGGGCCCGGAGACCCGCCACACCGAACCCCGCAAGCCGGAGCAGCGCAAGCGGGAGCAGAAGCGGGATGACAAGCGGCTCCTCCTGCTCGTCGTCTCCTCGTTCCCGGCCGGTGCCGATCCCGTCGACCTGCTGCGTTTCCGGGAGCTGGCCGCCCGTGGTCCCGAGGCCGGCCTGCACCTGCTGGTGGCCGGCTGGCCCCCGCCCGCGCTCGCCACCGGCCTGCCGGCCCAGCCGCTTCCGCTCAGCACCCCGATCACGCTCCGCGAGGCCTACGCCATAGTCGGCGACCCGCCCGGCGCCTCGTTCGCGGCTCAGCCGAACGATGTGGGCCTGAACTCTCCGGTCCTGCTGGACGGTGATCCGCCGGCGGAGATGCTGGCCGCGGTCTGCCGGCGGCTGGCGTCCGGCTTCCTCGCGTTCGAGCGGCCCTCGCTGCGGGACGTGCTGCCGGCCGAGCTGTGGACGGAGGACGCCACCGACGGTCTGGTGACGGTGGTGGGCCGGGACGGCGAGCGGACGGTGACCGTGCAGCTGACCGATCTGGCGCCGCACTGGCTGATCGGCGGCCGCGGGTCGGCGGGCAAGTCGGCGTTCCTGACCGCCGCGCTGGCCGGCCTGACCGCTCGCTACTCCCCCGACGAGCTCACGCTCTTCGTGGTGGGGCGGAGCGCACCGCATCCGAGGTCCGTGGCGGGTGACGCCGAGCAGGTCCTCGGCCGTCTCACCGAGGAGCTGGACCGTCGCGCCGCGCTCGCGGCCCGGCACGGCACGACTCGCTTCGCCGACCTGCGTGCCGCGCTGACCGACGGGACGAAGCCGGGCAGCCGGGAGACGTACCCTCGGATCGTGTGCGTGATCGACGAGTTCGTGCCGCTGCTGCAGGGCCGCCCGGAACTCCTCGAGCCGCTGACCGCGATCTCCCGCGGTGCCCGATCATGCGGTATCCACCTGGTCATGAGCAGCCGGTCGCCGCGCGCGATCCCGGCGCTGCACGAGCGGGACGGCCTTTTCGCCCAGTGGACGGTCCGCATCGCGCTGCCCGGCGGCGGCGACGTGCTGGAGCCCACGAACGAGTCGGCGCAGAGCCTTCCGGTGGGGACGGCCGTGGTCAACACCGCGGGCGGGCTCGGCGGCCCCAGGAACGCCACCAGAGGCCACGAGCGCCTGGTCCGCTTCCCTGATCCGAGCGCGGACCGGAGGGCGCTCAGCGAGCTCCACAGCCGCCTCGACGCGACCCCACCCCGCCCCCGCGGCACCGACCCGGCTCCCCGAACGACCGAGCCCGAACCGAAGGCCGCCGAGCCGGCGCCCCGGACCACGCCGGAGCCGCACGCAGCACGGACGACGGACGTGCTGCTCGGCCGCCCGCTGCCGGGCAGGATCGCCATCAGTCCGCCCCCGCCCGTCGCGTTCCCGCTGGACGCGTCGCCCGGTCGGCACCTGGCGATCGTCGGCGCCGCGCCGCAGGCACCGGATCTGCTGCACGCCGCCACCCGCAGCGTCTCCGCTCACCACGCGCCGGGCACCGCCCGTTTCCTGGTGTGCACGCTGGTCCCGGACGCGGACCGGCACGCGGCCGCGCTGGCCACCGCGCTGGCCCGCCGGCACGAGGTGGAGCACCTGGACGCGGCCGGGCTGACCAAGGCGCTGGAGCTGGAGGAGCCCGCCTATCTGGTGGTGTTCGGCCT
Coding sequences within it:
- a CDS encoding FtsK/SpoIIIE domain-containing protein, which translates into the protein MADDETDVSRAAALHRQAAAVLAAADAGLHALTPAPADLRAQRGLAERLAAAAAMLAPGWLGANLATGQVPPESPARRPTFVRVGTARPLPEAGFPAVVPLAGTGHLTVDADGRDPRTAALLRAVLLRLLASTEPGSVLVRAVDGADDAVFAPFAALAEAGLMPPPATDPEGLRAVLTEAEQWLRLRSPDPRLLENPAPDAHARDKRTPDNRPWDTRAADTRAPDTRAPDTRAPDTRAPDTRTAEAHLLETRANDSQHPATRTTNSPQPAARTTDSPHLAVGTTDNQHPAARGPETRHTEPRKPEQRKREQKRDDKRLLLLVVSSFPAGADPVDLLRFRELAARGPEAGLHLLVAGWPPPALATGLPAQPLPLSTPITLREAYAIVGDPPGASFAAQPNDVGLNSPVLLDGDPPAEMLAAVCRRLASGFLAFERPSLRDVLPAELWTEDATDGLVTVVGRDGERTVTVQLTDLAPHWLIGGRGSAGKSAFLTAALAGLTARYSPDELTLFVVGRSAPHPRSVAGDAEQVLGRLTEELDRRAALAARHGTTRFADLRAALTDGTKPGSRETYPRIVCVIDEFVPLLQGRPELLEPLTAISRGARSCGIHLVMSSRSPRAIPALHERDGLFAQWTVRIALPGGGDVLEPTNESAQSLPVGTAVVNTAGGLGGPRNATRGHERLVRFPDPSADRRALSELHSRLDATPPRPRGTDPAPRTTEPEPKAAEPAPRTTPEPHAARTTDVLLGRPLPGRIAISPPPPVAFPLDASPGRHLAIVGAAPQAPDLLHAATRSVSAHHAPGTARFLVCTLVPDADRHAAALATALARRHEVEHLDAAGLTKALELEEPAYLVVFGLDAGDRVTLPPDRLSRLLRTGPANGVHVLSWWRGTHRLTGDLSGAAAEISGLALLDLPAEEVDQLIGDGAERAGALLHDRRSGISTPFIPFRTEPKQHVLPAPRSTARPAEARET